A stretch of Arthrobacter sp. NEB 688 DNA encodes these proteins:
- a CDS encoding DnaJ C-terminal domain-containing protein gives MASQDWFEKDFYAILGVPKDADAAAIKKAYRKLAKQHHPDRNAGDPAAEQRFKDVGEAHAVLADPKQRQEYDAVRSMAGGGARFRAGAGGPGGAAGFEDIFSAFGGGGAGGSRVRFSSGAPGGAGQPGGEDINDLLSQMFGGGAGGARGGDPFASGFRGARGPRPGTDVNARTTLGFRDAVEGSTVTLTTAEGRRVTTKIPAGVRDGQKIRVRGKGGDGDPGAAKGDLILTVSVEKHPVFGRDGDHLTVDLPVTFAEAALGATVSVPTLDGTPVRVKVAPGTPSGRVLRVKGRGVAGRHGTGDLLARVQVVVPQRLTDEARAAVETLRDAEAGADPRATLFQQAAT, from the coding sequence ATGGCCAGCCAGGACTGGTTCGAGAAGGACTTCTACGCCATCCTCGGCGTCCCGAAGGACGCCGACGCGGCGGCGATCAAGAAGGCCTACCGCAAGCTCGCGAAGCAGCACCACCCCGACCGCAACGCCGGGGACCCCGCCGCCGAGCAGCGCTTCAAGGACGTCGGTGAGGCGCACGCCGTCCTCGCCGACCCCAAGCAGCGCCAGGAGTACGACGCCGTCCGGTCGATGGCCGGCGGCGGCGCGCGCTTCCGCGCCGGGGCCGGCGGTCCCGGCGGGGCGGCCGGGTTCGAGGACATCTTCAGCGCCTTCGGGGGCGGTGGGGCCGGTGGCAGCCGGGTCCGCTTCTCCTCGGGCGCTCCCGGTGGAGCCGGCCAGCCTGGCGGCGAGGACATCAACGACCTGCTGTCGCAGATGTTCGGCGGCGGGGCCGGTGGCGCCCGCGGCGGTGACCCCTTCGCGAGCGGCTTCCGCGGCGCGCGGGGGCCCCGCCCCGGCACGGACGTCAACGCCCGCACGACGCTCGGCTTCCGCGACGCCGTCGAGGGCTCGACGGTGACGCTGACGACGGCCGAGGGCCGGCGCGTCACGACGAAGATCCCCGCCGGCGTGCGCGACGGCCAGAAGATCCGCGTCCGCGGCAAGGGCGGCGACGGCGACCCCGGCGCCGCCAAGGGCGACCTCATCCTCACGGTGAGCGTCGAGAAGCACCCTGTGTTCGGCCGCGACGGCGACCACCTGACCGTCGACCTGCCCGTCACCTTCGCCGAGGCCGCCCTCGGCGCGACCGTCAGCGTCCCCACGCTCGACGGCACGCCGGTGCGCGTCAAGGTCGCGCCGGGCACCCCGAGCGGCCGCGTGCTGCGGGTCAAGGGCCGCGGCGTCGCCGGTCGGCACGGCACGGGCGACCTCCTCGCCCGCGTCCAGGTCGTCGTCCCGCAGCGCCTGACCGACGAGGCCCGCGCCGCCGTCGAGACGCTGCGCGACGCCGAGGCCGGGGCCGACCCCCGCGCCACCCTGTTCCAGCAGGCCGCGACCTGA
- the grpE gene encoding nucleotide exchange factor GrpE yields the protein MTDSSMDDSVNTEAVNDEPRRGEEAAPAQSGATAPGGVPAGEPAEAPAEGAAPAGEGHPDTVLAAERLADLQRLQAEYVNYKRRVDRDRAVVQERAVHDVLESMLAVLDDIHAAREHGDLVGPFAAIADKLEGTLGRYGLERFGAKGEEFDPQLHEALMHAPWPAGDADLPTGATSTTVVTVLQPGYRAGEQVLRPARVAVADPD from the coding sequence GTGACCGACTCCTCGATGGACGACTCGGTCAACACCGAGGCGGTCAACGACGAGCCGCGACGCGGTGAGGAGGCGGCCCCGGCGCAGTCCGGGGCCACCGCCCCCGGCGGGGTGCCCGCGGGCGAGCCCGCCGAGGCCCCGGCCGAGGGTGCCGCGCCGGCCGGCGAGGGCCACCCCGACACGGTCCTCGCGGCCGAGCGGCTCGCCGACCTCCAGCGCCTCCAGGCCGAGTACGTCAACTACAAGCGCCGCGTCGACCGCGACCGCGCCGTCGTCCAGGAGCGTGCGGTGCACGACGTCCTCGAGTCGATGCTCGCGGTCCTCGACGACATCCACGCCGCGCGCGAGCACGGCGACCTCGTCGGGCCCTTCGCCGCCATCGCCGACAAGCTCGAGGGCACCCTCGGGCGCTACGGTCTCGAGCGCTTCGGCGCCAAGGGCGAGGAGTTCGACCCGCAGCTGCACGAGGCGCTCATGCACGCCCCGTGGCCGGCCGGCGACGCCGACCTCCCGACGGGTGCGACGAGCACGACCGTCGTCACCGTCCTCCAGCCGGGCTACCGTGCCGGTGAGCAGGTCCTGCGCCCTGCCCGCGTCGCGGTCGCCGACCCCGACTGA
- the dnaK gene encoding molecular chaperone DnaK, whose translation MARAVGIDLGTTNSAVAVLEGGEPTIIANAEGGRTTPSVVAFSKGGEVLVGEIAKRQAVTNADRTIRSVKRHMGTDWASDDVDGKTYNAQEISARILQKLKRDAESYLGETVTDAVITVPAYFDDHERQATKEAGEIAGLNVLRIVNEPTAAALAYGLDKGKEDELILVFDLGGGTFDVSLLEVGKDPDDGFATIQVKATSGDNQLGGDDWDERVVGHLLTTVKNTSGVDLSKDKIAMQRLRDAAEQAKKELSSASSTNLSLQYLSMSENGPIHLDETLTRAQFEQMTKDLLDRTKQPFQNVIKDAGISVGEIDHVVLVGGSTRMPAVSALVKELTGGKEPNKGVNPDEVVALGASLQAGVLKGERKDVLLIDVTPLSLGIETKGGLFTKLIERNTAIPTKRSEVFSTAEDNQPSVLIQVFQGEREIAQQNKPLGTFELSGIAPAPRGVPQVEVTFDIDANGIVNVSAKDRGTGKEQKITISGGSALSKEEIERMVKDAEAHADEDKKRRAETETRNMGETLVFSTEKFLSESGDKVADEHRAPVDAALVELKDAIKPDSGASTEDIQAKIDQLNKVSQEMGAAVYAAAAEQGESADVPGAESTDGSSTAGASDDDVVDAEVVEDDEEKK comes from the coding sequence ATGGCACGTGCAGTCGGCATCGACCTCGGCACCACCAACAGTGCCGTCGCCGTCCTCGAGGGTGGCGAGCCCACCATCATCGCGAACGCCGAGGGCGGTCGCACCACTCCCTCCGTCGTCGCCTTCTCCAAGGGTGGCGAGGTCCTCGTCGGCGAGATCGCCAAGCGTCAGGCCGTGACCAACGCCGACCGCACGATCCGCTCGGTCAAGCGCCACATGGGCACCGACTGGGCGTCCGACGACGTCGACGGCAAGACCTACAACGCGCAGGAGATCAGCGCCCGCATCCTCCAGAAGCTCAAGCGCGACGCCGAGTCCTACCTCGGCGAGACCGTCACCGACGCCGTGATCACCGTGCCGGCGTACTTCGACGACCACGAGCGCCAGGCCACGAAGGAGGCCGGCGAGATCGCGGGCCTCAACGTCCTGCGCATCGTCAACGAGCCGACCGCGGCCGCGCTCGCGTACGGCCTCGACAAGGGCAAGGAGGACGAGCTCATCCTCGTCTTCGACCTCGGCGGCGGCACCTTCGACGTCTCCCTCCTCGAGGTCGGCAAGGACCCCGACGACGGCTTCGCGACCATCCAGGTCAAGGCGACCTCCGGCGACAACCAGCTCGGCGGCGACGACTGGGACGAGCGCGTCGTGGGCCACCTGCTGACGACCGTCAAGAACACCTCCGGCGTCGACCTGTCCAAGGACAAGATCGCCATGCAGCGCCTGCGCGACGCGGCGGAGCAGGCGAAGAAGGAGCTCTCGTCGGCCAGCTCGACGAACCTCTCCCTCCAGTACCTCTCGATGTCCGAGAACGGCCCGATCCACCTCGACGAGACGCTGACCCGCGCCCAGTTCGAGCAGATGACCAAGGACCTGCTCGACCGCACGAAGCAGCCGTTCCAGAACGTCATCAAGGACGCCGGCATCTCCGTCGGCGAGATCGACCACGTCGTCCTCGTCGGTGGCTCCACCCGCATGCCGGCCGTCAGCGCCCTCGTCAAGGAGCTGACCGGCGGCAAGGAGCCCAACAAGGGCGTCAACCCGGACGAGGTCGTCGCGCTCGGCGCGTCCCTCCAGGCCGGTGTCCTCAAGGGTGAGCGCAAGGACGTCCTCCTCATCGACGTCACGCCGCTCTCGCTCGGCATCGAGACCAAGGGTGGCCTGTTCACCAAGCTCATCGAGCGCAACACCGCCATCCCGACCAAGCGCAGCGAGGTCTTCTCGACGGCTGAGGACAACCAGCCGTCGGTGCTCATCCAGGTCTTCCAGGGCGAGCGCGAGATCGCGCAGCAGAACAAGCCGCTCGGCACCTTCGAGCTCTCCGGCATCGCGCCGGCGCCGCGTGGCGTGCCGCAGGTCGAGGTCACCTTCGACATCGACGCCAACGGCATCGTCAACGTCTCCGCGAAGGACCGGGGCACCGGCAAGGAGCAGAAGATCACCATCTCCGGCGGCTCCGCGCTGTCGAAGGAGGAGATCGAGCGGATGGTCAAGGACGCCGAGGCGCACGCCGACGAGGACAAGAAGCGTCGCGCCGAGACCGAGACGCGCAACATGGGCGAGACCCTCGTGTTCTCGACCGAGAAGTTCCTCTCGGAGTCCGGTGACAAGGTCGCGGACGAGCACCGCGCCCCCGTCGACGCGGCCCTCGTCGAGCTCAAGGACGCGATCAAGCCCGACAGCGGCGCCTCGACCGAGGACATCCAGGCCAAGATCGACCAGCTGAACAAGGTCTCCCAGGAGATGGGCGCGGCCGTCTATGCCGCGGCCGCCGAGCAGGGCGAGTCGGCCGACGTCCCCGGCGCGGAGTCCACCGACGGCAGCAGCACCGCCGGCGCCTCGGACGACGACGTCGTCGACGCCGAGGTCGTCGAGGACGACGAGGAGAAGAAGTGA